In Streptomyces sp. NBC_01707, a genomic segment contains:
- a CDS encoding DUF3592 domain-containing protein, which translates to MGVGAVAVPAGIAAFGGMFAVLVGAYGLRQARRLSETGVRVQALVKRHPAAVREESAMLRPLLQFVTEDDRVMEVVCPVPSTRRQPLSDGDNVHVSYDPADPRIVVVHGRERLGAERAFMAGGALVVLLSVTLFAVVIAGR; encoded by the coding sequence ATGGGCGTGGGGGCCGTGGCCGTGCCGGCAGGGATCGCCGCGTTCGGCGGCATGTTCGCCGTCCTTGTGGGGGCCTACGGCTTGCGCCAGGCACGCCGATTGAGCGAGACGGGTGTGCGTGTCCAGGCGCTCGTCAAGCGGCACCCGGCAGCGGTCCGTGAGGAGTCGGCCATGCTGCGCCCGCTGCTCCAGTTCGTGACGGAGGACGACAGGGTGATGGAAGTGGTCTGTCCCGTTCCCTCCACCCGGCGACAGCCGTTGAGCGACGGCGACAACGTACATGTCTCCTACGATCCGGCCGACCCGCGAATCGTCGTGGTCCACGGGCGGGAGCGCTTGGGTGCTGAACGCGCGTTCATGGCCGGGGGTGCCCTCGTCGTGCTGCTCTCGGTGACGCTGTTCGCTGTCGTGATCGCGGGTCGGTGA
- the kdpC gene encoding potassium-transporting ATPase subunit KdpC, giving the protein MRTDLPRVLQRYLSALRMLLVLTVITGIGYPLLVTGIAQAGLPHQANGSLLTTDGTPVASRLIGQNFALPKKNPGDALEPLRPDPKWFQPRPSAGGYDPMNSGASNLGPNNTDLIRTIRIRRAAVAAFDGVPPASVPADAVTASGSGLDPAISPAYAYEQVGRVAKARHLAPAEVKALVAHHVQGRVLGFLGQRSVNVVELNHALAALM; this is encoded by the coding sequence GTGCGCACCGATCTTCCCCGCGTACTGCAGCGCTATCTGAGCGCGTTGCGGATGCTGCTGGTTCTCACTGTGATCACCGGCATCGGCTATCCGCTGCTCGTCACGGGCATCGCCCAGGCCGGCCTCCCGCACCAGGCCAACGGTTCCCTGCTGACGACTGACGGTACGCCGGTGGCCTCGAGGCTGATCGGCCAGAACTTCGCCCTGCCGAAGAAGAATCCCGGCGACGCGCTGGAGCCGCTGCGCCCTGACCCCAAGTGGTTCCAGCCGCGGCCGTCCGCGGGCGGCTACGACCCCATGAACTCCGGTGCCTCCAACCTGGGCCCGAACAACACCGACCTGATCAGGACCATCAGGATCCGCCGCGCCGCCGTCGCCGCCTTCGACGGGGTCCCGCCCGCATCGGTCCCCGCGGACGCCGTCACCGCCAGCGGTTCCGGGCTCGACCCGGCGATCTCCCCGGCCTACGCCTACGAACAGGTCGGCCGTGTCGCCAAGGCCCGTCACCTCGCCCCCGCCGAGGTCAAGGCGCTGGTCGCCCACCACGTCCAGGGACGTGTTCTCGGGTTTCTGGGTCAGAGAAGCGTCAACGTCGTGGAACTCAACCACGCGCTGGCCGCCCTGATGTGA
- the kdpB gene encoding potassium-transporting ATPase subunit KdpB has product MSTTATPAPTPPSAGRQQHRVSGGLLDPKQLLTSFPDALHKLDPRSMVHNPVMFVVEVGAVLTTLSAIRTPSVFAWVITAWLWLTAVFANLAEAVAEGRGKAQAETLRHARTTTMARRLAGWRPGATDAAEEEVSGVDLRLGDHVVVEAGQIIPGDGDVVEGIASVDESAITGESAPVIRESGGDRSAVTGGTKVLSDRIVVRITSKPGETFIDRMIALVEGAARQKTPNEIALNILLASLTIVFLIAVATLQPFALFAGAEQTIVILAALVVALIPTTIGALLSAIGIAGMDRLVQRNVLAMSGRAVEAAGDVNTLLLDKTGTITLGNRQAAEFLPVDGVSVEELADASQLSSIADETPEGRSIVVLAKQEYALRGRGEGELAQAQFVPFTAQSRMSGVDLNDPQENRFLRKGAATAVMRWVRENGGHPTAEVGGIVDGISASGGTPLVVGEVIRHGDAPGARVLGVIHLKDVVKEGMRERFDELRRMGIKTVMITGDNPLTAKAIAEEAGVDDFLAEATPEDKMALIRREQAGGKLVAMTGDGTNDAPALAQADVGVAMNTGTSAAKEAGNMVDLDSNPTKLIEIVEIGKQLLMTRGALTTFSIANDVAKYFAIIPAMFAVVYPGLDKLNIMRLHSPTSAITSAIVFNALIIIALIPLALRGVRYRPSSAAKLLSRNIWMYGLGGLVLPFVGIKLLDLVIQFIPGLR; this is encoded by the coding sequence ATGTCCACGACCGCCACGCCCGCTCCCACCCCGCCCAGCGCCGGGCGTCAGCAGCACCGGGTCTCGGGCGGGCTGCTCGATCCCAAGCAGCTACTGACGTCCTTCCCCGACGCCCTGCACAAGCTGGATCCGCGCTCGATGGTCCACAACCCCGTCATGTTCGTGGTGGAGGTCGGCGCGGTGCTGACCACGCTGTCGGCCATCAGGACGCCCAGCGTCTTCGCCTGGGTGATCACGGCGTGGCTCTGGCTGACGGCGGTCTTCGCCAATCTCGCCGAAGCAGTGGCCGAGGGACGCGGCAAGGCCCAGGCGGAGACCCTGCGCCACGCCAGGACGACGACGATGGCCCGACGTCTCGCCGGCTGGCGGCCGGGCGCGACCGACGCCGCGGAGGAGGAAGTCTCAGGTGTGGATCTGCGACTGGGCGATCACGTCGTCGTCGAGGCCGGGCAGATCATCCCCGGCGACGGCGATGTCGTCGAGGGCATCGCGAGCGTCGACGAATCGGCCATCACGGGTGAGTCGGCGCCGGTGATCCGCGAGTCGGGCGGCGACCGGTCGGCGGTCACGGGCGGCACCAAGGTGCTCTCGGACCGGATCGTCGTGAGGATCACCTCGAAGCCGGGGGAGACCTTCATCGACCGGATGATCGCACTCGTGGAGGGGGCCGCGCGGCAGAAGACGCCGAACGAGATCGCGCTCAACATCCTCCTGGCATCGCTCACCATCGTCTTCCTGATCGCGGTGGCGACGCTGCAGCCCTTCGCCCTCTTCGCAGGGGCCGAGCAGACCATCGTCATCCTCGCCGCCCTCGTAGTCGCCTTGATCCCCACGACCATCGGCGCGCTGCTGTCTGCGATCGGGATCGCGGGCATGGACCGGCTCGTGCAGCGCAATGTGCTGGCGATGTCCGGGCGTGCGGTGGAGGCCGCGGGTGACGTCAACACGCTGCTGCTCGACAAGACCGGCACCATCACCCTCGGCAACCGCCAGGCCGCCGAATTCCTGCCGGTGGACGGGGTGAGCGTCGAGGAACTCGCCGACGCCTCCCAGCTGTCGTCGATCGCCGACGAGACGCCCGAGGGCCGTTCGATCGTCGTCCTCGCCAAGCAGGAGTACGCGCTGCGCGGCCGTGGCGAAGGAGAGCTGGCCCAGGCACAGTTCGTACCCTTCACCGCTCAGAGCCGGATGAGCGGCGTGGACCTCAACGACCCTCAGGAGAACCGGTTCCTGCGCAAGGGAGCGGCGACGGCAGTGATGCGCTGGGTCCGCGAAAACGGCGGCCACCCCACGGCGGAGGTCGGCGGCATCGTCGACGGCATCTCTGCGAGCGGCGGCACCCCCTTGGTCGTCGGCGAGGTGATCCGGCACGGCGATGCGCCCGGCGCCCGCGTTCTCGGTGTCATCCACCTCAAGGACGTCGTCAAGGAAGGGATGCGGGAGCGGTTCGACGAGCTGCGCCGCATGGGCATCAAGACGGTCATGATCACGGGTGACAACCCGCTGACCGCGAAGGCCATCGCCGAGGAGGCAGGGGTGGACGACTTCCTCGCGGAGGCCACGCCCGAGGACAAGATGGCCCTGATCCGGCGTGAGCAGGCGGGCGGCAAGCTCGTCGCGATGACCGGTGACGGTACGAACGACGCGCCCGCGCTCGCTCAGGCGGACGTCGGCGTGGCGATGAACACGGGCACCTCGGCCGCCAAGGAGGCCGGGAACATGGTCGACCTGGACTCCAACCCGACGAAACTCATCGAGATCGTCGAGATCGGCAAGCAGCTCCTGATGACCCGTGGTGCGCTGACCACCTTCTCGATCGCCAACGACGTCGCGAAGTACTTCGCGATCATCCCGGCGATGTTCGCGGTGGTCTACCCGGGCCTGGACAAGCTGAACATCATGCGCCTGCACAGCCCGACCTCGGCGATCACCTCCGCGATCGTCTTCAACGCGCTGATCATCATCGCGCTGATCCCGCTCGCGCTGCGTGGCGTGCGCTACCGGCCGTCCTCCGCCGCGAAGCTGCTCAGCCGCAACATCTGGATGTACGGGCTCGGCGGCCTGGTACTGCCCTTCGTGGGCATCAAGCTGCTCGACCTCGTCATCCAGTTCATCCCCGGCCTGCGCTGA